The segment GCGGTCTGGATGACGGCGCCGTCCAGGACCGGGTCGCTGTGCGGCAGGCCGATCTCGACCACGTCGGCTCCGCCGGCGATGACGGCCTTGACGGCCTCGATGCCGCCGTCCACGGTCGGGAACCCGGCCGGGAGGTAGGCGACGAGGGCGGCGCGGTCCTCGGACTTGGCCTTGGCGAGGGTCGAGGCCAGCAGTTCCAGGTTTCCGGTGCTCACTTGTTCTCCCCCTCGGGCTCCGTGCCGTCGTACAGCCCGAAGTAGCGGGCCGCCGTGTCCATGTCCTTGTCGCCGCGGCCGGACAGGTTGACCACGATCAGGCCGTCGGGGCCCAGTTCCTTGCCCAGGTCGAGGGCGCCCGCGAGGGCGTGGGCCGACTCGATCGCCGGGATGATGCCCTCGGTGCGCGACAGCAGGCGCAGGGCCTGCATGGCCGCGTCGTCGGTGACGGCGCGGTACTCGCCGCGGCCGCTGTCCTTGAGGTAGGAGTGCTCGGGGCCGATGCCGGGGTAGTCCAGGCCGGCGGAGATGGAGTAGGGCTCGGTGATCTGGCCCTCCTCGTCCTGGAGGACGTAGGAGCGGGAGCCGTGCAGGATGCCGGGCTCGCCCGCGGTCAGGGTGGCCGCGTGCTCGCCGGTCTCGACGCCGTGCCCGGCGGGCTCGAAGCCGACGAGGCGGACATCGGCGTCGGGGATGAAGGCGTGGAAGAGCCCGATGGCGTTGGAGCCGCCGCCGACGCAGGCGGCGACGGCGTCGGGGAGGCGTCCGGCGCGCTCCAGGATCTGGCGGCGGGCCTCGACGCCGATGACCCGGTGGAAGTCGCGGACCATGGCCGGGAAGGGGTGCGGGCCGGCGACGGTGCCGAAGAGGTAGTGGGTGCGGTCCACGTTGGCGACCCAGTCGCGGAAGGCCTCGTTGATGGCGTCCTTGAGGGTCCGGGAGCCGGACTTCACGGCGATGACCTCGGCGCCGAGCATCCGCATGCGGGCGACGTTCAGCGCCTGGCGCTGGGTGTCGATCTCGCCCATGTAGATGGTGCACTCGAGGCCGAAGAGGGCGCAGGCGGTGGCGGTGGCGACGCCGTGCTGGCCGGCGCCGGTCTCGGCGATGACGCGGGTCTTGCCCATGCGCTTGGTGAGCAGCGCCTGGCCCAGCACGTTGTTGATCTTGTGCGAGCCGGTGTGGTTGAGGTCCTCGCGCTTGAGGAAGATCCGGGCGCCGCCGGCGTGCTCGGCGAAGCGGGGGACCTCGGTCAGGGCGCTGGGACGGCCCGTGTAGTTGACCATGAGGTCGTTGAGCTCGGCGGCGAAGGCGGGGTCGCCCTTGGCCTTCTCGTACTCGACGGCGACCTCGTCCACGGCGGCGACGAGGGCCTCCGGGATGAACTTGCCGCCGAAGTCGCCGAAGTAGCCCTCGGCGTTGGGGACGGAGCCTTCCGGGTCCGGGATGAAGAACGAGCTGGTGGACATGCCACTACTCCTACGTGGTGCGGTATGCGGTGCCGACGGGTGGCTGGGATGCACCGTATTGCGCCGTCGGTCCGTCGCCCGCGCACCCCGCTGGAGGGGGTGGGGGTACGGACGGAGCGGTCCTCGCCGGGAGCCGTCGGGCGGCTCGGGCGCGGGACCGTACGCGGCCTGCCGCGCCCGGTGCCTGGGGCTACCGGGCGGGCGGGACCGTCGTCACGACGCGGCTCCGCCGCGCCATCGCATGCCGTTGACCTGACCGGGCTCGGAGCCGATCACGTAGCGCACCCGCCGCCCGTGGACGCGCCGGGCCGGGGCGCGGCAGCCGCGGGGGCGGCAGCCGCGCGCCAGGGGCGCGTGCGCCGTCGGCACGCCGGCCGGGCCGTGGCCCGGGCGGGTGCGGACGGAGGGGCGGGAGGGGGCCATGGGAGGGGTCAGCTCCGCCCGTGGCGCAGGGCGGGGTGGGCGCCGGCGGCGACGAGGTCGGCCACGGCCGCCTTCGGGTCGCGTCCGGTGACCAGGGACTCGCCGACGAGGACGGCGTCGGCGCCCTCGTTGGCGTAGGCGATCAGGTCGTGGGGTCCGCGGACCCCGGATTCGGCGACCTTCACGATGTGGGGCGGGATCTCTCCGACGACGCGCTCGAAGGTGGAGCGGTCGACCTTGAGGTCCTTGAGGTTGCGTGCGTTGACGCCGATGATCTTGGCACCGGCGGCGACGGCCCGCTCGATCTCCTCCTCGTCGTGGACCTCCACGAGCGGGGTGAGGCCGATGGACTCGGCCCGCTCGATGAGGGAGACGAGGGCTTCCTGGTCCAGCGCCGCCACGATCAGCAGCACGAGGTCGGCGCCGTAGGCGCGGGCCTCCCACAGCTGGTACGCCGTGACGATGAAGTCCTTGCGCAGGATCGGGACGTCGACGCGGGCGCGGACGGCCTCCAGGTCGGCCAGCGAGCCGCCGAAACGGCGCTGCTCGGTGAGGACGGAGATGACCGCCGCACCGCCCGCCTCGTAGTCGGCGGCGAGCCCGGCCGGGTCTGCGATCGCGGCCAGCGCGCCCTTGGAGGGGCTGGAGCGCTTGACCTCGCAGATCACCTTGACGCCGTCGCCGCGCAGGGCTGCGACGCCGTCCTTGGCCTGGGGCGCCTTGGCGGCACGCTCCTTGAGCTCGTCGAGGCTCACGCGGGCCTGCCGTTCGGCAAGGTCTTCGCGGACCCCTTCGATGATCTCGTCGAGCACACTCACGCGAGCGGCCCCCTTCCGGGTCGATGACGTTCGGCCGCCTTGCGGACACGTACCACTGCAAGGTCAGCAATCAAATGGTATCCGCAGGTCGCCACGGCCTCCGCACGGAGTTCGCGGCGTCCCAGGGTCTGGACACTCGGAATATGGGGTTCCTCCAGTCCCTCCCCGGGCCCCGCAAGGGCTCAGGGGGCCAAAGCGGAACCGATCGGTAGGTTCCGGACGATCGTGAAAGCCAGCGCCAGCGTCCCCACCACCCACCACCAGACGGGCCCCAGGACGATCCGGGGCACGGGACCGCCGCGGAAGGCCCGTACCAGCCACAGCGCCGTGAACCCCGCGAAGACGAGGTAGCCGGCGACGGCCAGGGCGTTGTCCCCGAGGGCCGTGACCAGGTCCCCCCGGGCGAAGGCGTGCGCGCTGCGCAGCCCGCCGCAGCCGGGGCACAGGACGCCGGTCAGCCGGAACAGCGGGCAGACCGGGTAGTGGCCGGGCTGGTTGGGGTCCACGGCGCCCACGTACGCGAAGGCGGCCACGGCCCCGGCCAGGGTGAGCACCGGAGCGGCCGACCGCCGCGCCCGGGACGCCCCCGCGGGGGCCGGAACCGGCTGCGGGCCCTGCCGGGCCGGGCCGGGGGGAGTGCAGGAGGCGTCCACCCGCTGATTCTCTCCGCTCATGACGGAAGGCGCAGCCCGGCCGGGCCACGCCTTCCGTACGCCAGGGACTCGGCTCAGGCCTTCGCGGCGAGCTGCTTGGCGGCGATGACCTCGGCGAGGTCCTCGTGAGCCGGCTTCGGCATGCCCATGCCCGCGGCCTTCATCGCGAGGCCGACGACACCGCCGAGGGCGACGACGCCGATGCCCGCCCAGAACCCGACCGGGTTCGCGATCACCATGAAGGCGCCGGCGACGCAGAAACCGATGAAGGAAATGACGACACCGGTCCAGGCGGCCGGGGTGTGTCCGTGGCTCGTGCCCGCCATGAGTTGCTCCTCGTTGATCTGTCGGGCGTGACGTCTCGCACGCTCGATGTCATTGTCCCGCACGTGGCGTGCGGATTCCCCAGCGGGTGGCCCGTTCCAGGGGGTGCCGTGCGCGCCCGGCGCGGCCGGGCCTCAGCCGGTGGGGTCCTCGCCCCGGTCCAGAGCCTTCCACAGGTCCTCCGGCCGGTCCGGGTCCACCGCCGCGGGCGTACGCCGCCGGGGGCTGCCGTCGCGCTCGTAGCGGCCTCCCATCGCGGGCCAGTTGCGGCCGAAGCGCAGCGCCAGCAGCCCGGCGAGCAGGATCAGGGCCGCGCCCGCGGCCGTGATGTAGGGCCAGGCCGTATGGCTGAGCTCCACCACCCGTGCGGCGGTGTCGGCGGTCGCGACGGCGGCCCGCTCGTCCAGCGCCCGGCGGTCGTCGGCGGCGGCCACGGCCGACAGCGCGGCGCCCAGGCCGCTCAGCGCGAGCAGCGCCGAGACCAGCAGCCGCCCCCGGCCCCGTACGGCGAACACCGCGACCAGGGCCGCGAGGCCGACGATGGCCAGGGCCGCCGGGAGGCCGGTGACGGCCCGCCCGTCGGCGGTCAGCGGGAGCGAACCGCCCCCGACGGCGGCGCTGCCCCGGGCCCAGACGCGGCCGGAGGCGAGCAGGACGACGGTGGCGCCGAGCGCGCCGAGCAGCAGGGCGACGGCCACCGTGCGGCGGCCCGATCCGCTCTCGGGGGCGTCGGCGTTCGGGGACAGGGGTACGGCACTCACGTACCCCACTATCCCCTACGCCCTCAGCCGCGGTGGAGGCGGTTCGCCGCTCCGACGGCGCGGAGCACCGCGGCGGCCTTGTTGCGGCACTCCCGGTCCTCCAGCTCGGGCACCGAGTCGGCGACCACACCGGCTCCG is part of the Streptomyces katrae genome and harbors:
- the trpM gene encoding tryptophan biosynthesis modulator TrpM, translated to MAPSRPSVRTRPGHGPAGVPTAHAPLARGCRPRGCRAPARRVHGRRVRYVIGSEPGQVNGMRWRGGAAS
- a CDS encoding DUF2752 domain-containing protein — its product is MSGENQRVDASCTPPGPARQGPQPVPAPAGASRARRSAAPVLTLAGAVAAFAYVGAVDPNQPGHYPVCPLFRLTGVLCPGCGGLRSAHAFARGDLVTALGDNALAVAGYLVFAGFTALWLVRAFRGGPVPRIVLGPVWWWVVGTLALAFTIVRNLPIGSALAP
- the trpB gene encoding tryptophan synthase subunit beta, with protein sequence MSTSSFFIPDPEGSVPNAEGYFGDFGGKFIPEALVAAVDEVAVEYEKAKGDPAFAAELNDLMVNYTGRPSALTEVPRFAEHAGGARIFLKREDLNHTGSHKINNVLGQALLTKRMGKTRVIAETGAGQHGVATATACALFGLECTIYMGEIDTQRQALNVARMRMLGAEVIAVKSGSRTLKDAINEAFRDWVANVDRTHYLFGTVAGPHPFPAMVRDFHRVIGVEARRQILERAGRLPDAVAACVGGGSNAIGLFHAFIPDADVRLVGFEPAGHGVETGEHAATLTAGEPGILHGSRSYVLQDEEGQITEPYSISAGLDYPGIGPEHSYLKDSGRGEYRAVTDDAAMQALRLLSRTEGIIPAIESAHALAGALDLGKELGPDGLIVVNLSGRGDKDMDTAARYFGLYDGTEPEGENK
- a CDS encoding HGxxPAAW family protein, producing the protein MAGTSHGHTPAAWTGVVISFIGFCVAGAFMVIANPVGFWAGIGVVALGGVVGLAMKAAGMGMPKPAHEDLAEVIAAKQLAAKA
- the trpC gene encoding indole-3-glycerol phosphate synthase TrpC, whose protein sequence is MSVLDEIIEGVREDLAERQARVSLDELKERAAKAPQAKDGVAALRGDGVKVICEVKRSSPSKGALAAIADPAGLAADYEAGGAAVISVLTEQRRFGGSLADLEAVRARVDVPILRKDFIVTAYQLWEARAYGADLVLLIVAALDQEALVSLIERAESIGLTPLVEVHDEEEIERAVAAGAKIIGVNARNLKDLKVDRSTFERVVGEIPPHIVKVAESGVRGPHDLIAYANEGADAVLVGESLVTGRDPKAAVADLVAAGAHPALRHGRS
- a CDS encoding TIGR02234 family membrane protein, coding for MGYVSAVPLSPNADAPESGSGRRTVAVALLLGALGATVVLLASGRVWARGSAAVGGGSLPLTADGRAVTGLPAALAIVGLAALVAVFAVRGRGRLLVSALLALSGLGAALSAVAAADDRRALDERAAVATADTAARVVELSHTAWPYITAAGAALILLAGLLALRFGRNWPAMGGRYERDGSPRRRTPAAVDPDRPEDLWKALDRGEDPTG